In one Candidatus Angelobacter sp. genomic region, the following are encoded:
- a CDS encoding DUF4197 domain-containing protein yields MKALFNGLLAVLLLPGSGACADLSDLLGLGESKTSNSPPDAGIGALTQDQMVGGLKEALGKGVELAISTLGKTDGFLKDLNVKIPMPESLQKVEQTLRALRQDKLADEFVTTMNRAAEQAVPEAAAVLGDSVKQMSIADAESILTGTNNAATQYFRRTSETNLHARFLPIVRAATEKTGVTSSYKRMTDRAGGGFGGLGGSLLGKQAPDLDDYVTRKTLDGLFLKIAEQEKAIRENPLARTTDLLQKVFGEVGK; encoded by the coding sequence ATGAAAGCTTTATTCAATGGACTCCTCGCAGTCCTGTTACTCCCCGGGAGCGGCGCATGCGCGGATTTGTCCGATTTACTCGGCCTCGGGGAAAGCAAAACGAGCAATTCACCGCCGGACGCCGGCATTGGCGCGCTCACACAAGATCAGATGGTGGGTGGACTGAAGGAGGCGCTGGGCAAGGGCGTGGAGCTGGCCATCTCCACTCTCGGCAAAACCGACGGCTTTCTCAAGGATCTCAACGTGAAAATCCCGATGCCGGAAAGTTTGCAGAAGGTGGAGCAAACCCTGCGCGCCTTGCGCCAGGACAAGCTCGCCGACGAATTCGTGACCACGATGAACCGCGCCGCCGAGCAGGCCGTTCCCGAAGCCGCCGCGGTGCTGGGGGACTCGGTGAAGCAGATGTCCATCGCCGATGCGGAGTCCATCCTCACCGGCACAAACAACGCCGCGACACAGTATTTCCGCCGCACCAGCGAGACCAATCTCCACGCCCGCTTCCTCCCCATCGTCAGGGCGGCGACGGAGAAGACCGGCGTTACCTCCTCCTACAAACGGATGACCGACAGAGCCGGGGGAGGTTTCGGAGGATTGGGCGGCAGCCTGCTTGGCAAGCAAGCCCCGGACCTGGACGACTATGTCACCCGCAAAACGCTCGATGGTTTGTTCCTGAAGATCGCCGAGCAGGAAAAAGCGATTCGCGAAAACCCCCTGGCGAGAACCACCGACCTGCTCCAGAAGGTGTTCGGCGAAGTTGGCAAGTGA
- a CDS encoding lmo0937 family membrane protein, giving the protein MLWTLAVIFLVLWALGLVSSYTMGGFIHVLLVVAVVMVLINFISGRRRV; this is encoded by the coding sequence ATGTTGTGGACTCTTGCGGTGATATTTTTAGTTTTGTGGGCTTTGGGGCTGGTGAGCAGTTACACGATGGGCGGGTTCATTCACGTTCTTCTGGTAGTTGCCGTTGTCATGGTGCTCATCAACTTCATTTCAGGTCGCAGGCGGGTGTGA
- a CDS encoding BON domain-containing protein → MRKIYPLALLVATGAMLVAATPVRASETDDRIESSAKKSHIFKTYLKDDAITLRSKDGVVTLRGTVAEASHKSLAGDTVEGLPGVKSVDNELKVKGEANAEHSDGWLNTKVKTTLLFHRNVSATKTGVDVKDGIVTLNGEANSQAQKELTTEYAKDVEGVKEVKNEMTVAETPGKPDETIGEKIDDASITAQVKSSLLSHRSTSALKTKVSTTDGVVTLNGIAKNEAEKSLVTKLVADIDGVKSVINKMTVEAVVSQNASPPRAPQNLRIVNK, encoded by the coding sequence ATGAGAAAGATTTATCCGCTCGCGCTTCTGGTGGCGACGGGCGCCATGTTAGTCGCCGCCACGCCAGTGAGAGCTTCCGAAACGGATGACCGTATCGAGTCTTCCGCCAAGAAGTCCCACATTTTCAAAACCTACCTCAAGGACGATGCCATTACGCTGCGATCCAAGGATGGCGTCGTCACCTTGAGGGGAACCGTCGCCGAAGCTTCCCATAAATCCCTGGCCGGGGACACCGTGGAGGGCCTGCCCGGCGTCAAAAGCGTGGACAACGAACTGAAAGTCAAAGGCGAAGCCAACGCCGAACATTCGGATGGATGGCTGAACACGAAGGTGAAAACCACGCTCTTGTTCCATCGCAACGTGAGTGCCACGAAGACCGGCGTGGATGTGAAAGACGGAATCGTCACCTTGAACGGCGAGGCCAACAGCCAGGCCCAAAAGGAACTGACCACCGAATACGCCAAAGACGTCGAAGGCGTCAAAGAGGTCAAAAACGAGATGACGGTGGCCGAGACCCCGGGCAAGCCGGACGAAACCATCGGCGAGAAGATCGATGACGCATCTATCACCGCCCAGGTGAAGTCGTCCTTGCTGTCGCACCGTTCGACCAGCGCTCTGAAGACGAAAGTTTCGACGACGGATGGCGTGGTCACCTTGAACGGCATTGCCAAAAACGAAGCCGAGAAAAGCCTGGTCACCAAGCTCGTCGCCGACATCGATGGTGTAAAAAGCGTGATCAATAAGATGACCGTTGAGGCGGTGGTGTCGCAAAACGCTTCCCCACCCCGCGCTCCGCAGAACCTGAGGATAGTAAACAAGTAA